The Arachis ipaensis cultivar K30076 chromosome B07, Araip1.1, whole genome shotgun sequence genome includes a window with the following:
- the LOC107607416 gene encoding uncharacterized protein LOC107607416 yields the protein MANLANTMEVNAATTLQAIKRLGQTVGNRIGNGNRTNMETETVHPPTFRESTNPTEVENWFQAMECALQAQHVPANQYVEFMAYQLLGEAKHGWQGECQLLRLSNAEIPWDVFQTSFYRKYFPDSGAPESYESWKCIMYPGNLRDAIMNDVAPLEIRIFSELVIKARAVKECAKKVAVARDTRGENNNCRREKYFQPRAQNFNRGGHIPQGQGNFRRPNFDPYHPERGRGDCLNCGLPGHMVRDCIRGRNPNAGRNQHQGRVFAVNTSDAAKADPLIRGWCIIGYKALTPLCDIGIPYYT from the exons ATGGCAAACTTGGCTAATACCATGGAGGTGAATGCTGCTACGACTTTGCAAGCTATAAAGAGGTTGGGTCAAACAGTGGGAAACAGAATCGGTAATGGAAACAGAACGAACATGGAGACGGAGACG GTTCATCCACCAACTTTTAGAGAATCGACTAACCCTACGGAAGTAGAAAATTGGTTCCAAGCTATGGAGTGTGCGTTACAAGCTCAGCATGTCCCAGCTAACCAATACGTGGAGTTTATGGCCTATCAACTGTTAGGAGAGGCGAAACATGGGTGGCAAGGAGAGTGCCAATTGCTGCGACTTTCGAATGCAGAGATTCCTTGGGACGTATTTCAAACCTCATTTTATAGGAAGTATTTCCCAGATTCA GGTGCCCCAGAGTCTTATGAGAGTTGGAAGTGCATTATGTATCCAGGAAACTTGAGGGATGCTATTATGAATGATGTGGCTCCTTTGGAGATTCGGATCTTTTCTGAGCTTGTGATCAAGGCAAGGGCTGTGAAGGAGTGTGCGAAGAAAGTGGCAGTAGCAAGAGATACTCGTGGGGAAAATAACAACTGTAGGCGTGAAAAGTACTTTCAACCACGAGCTCAGAACTTCAATAGGGGAGGACATATACCTCAAGGTCAAGGCAACTTTAGGAGACCTAATTTTGATCCGTATCATCCGGAGAGAGGAAGAGGTGATTGCCTTAATTGCGGATTGCCTGGTCACATGGTGAGGGATTGTATACGTGGAAGGAACCCGAATGCGGGTAGGAATCAACACCAAGGAAGAGTGTTCGCTGTGAACACCAGTGATGCTGCTAAGGCGGATCCTTTGATAAGAGGTTGGTGTATAATTGGTTATAAAGCTTTAACTCCATTGTGTGATATTGGAATACCGTATTACACCTAG